CCTTTCGCGGCCACGGCCTGCCGTACGGCCTTGTTCACCGCCGGGCGGCGGGGCCGGCTGGGCGCACAGGGTGGCTCCCTCGGCGATCTCGGCCTTGAGTTTTGACCTCGACCATCGGGGGCCGGGTGATCTTCAAGGGCATCAACGGCTCGGGCAAGTCGCGCACCCTGGAGCTGCTGCTCCCGCTGTGCCTGGACGGCGATCTGCGCACCATGGGGTGCAAGGGCTTCGGCACCGTGAGCATGAGCCGGCTCATGCTCGACGACTACAGCGCGGGCTCCTCCCGGACGGGCTACGCCTGGATCGAGCTGCGGCGCGTGCTCCCCGACGGCACCGAGGACTTTCTGACCTGCGGCGTCGGGGTGAAGGCCGCTGCCTCCAGCCGCCAGAGAGGTCGAGAGGCTCATCCGCGCGGCGTCGGAGGCCGAGTCGCGGCTGGGCGAGGCGCAGAAGAGGGTCGCCGAGGCCGAGGCCGGCGTCGCCGACGTCGAGGAGCTGCACCGCCAGATCGGCTCGGCCGAGGCGCTGACCCGGCGGATGAACGCGGTGCTGAAGAGCGCCCGGCCCAGTCAGGGGGTGCGGGTGGAGCTGGCCTGGGAGCCGGCGCCGGACCTGGATCCGGCCGAGCGCTCGGCGTTCGCGCTGGCGAAGAAGTCCGTCGCCCGGCGCACCCCCGAGGAGGACGACCGGCTGCGCCGGGCCCTGATGGACCGCATCCGCGCCACCCGCGCCGAGGGCCGCAGCAGCGGGTACGCCGAGGTGCTGGACAGCGCGCCGGACTACCGGCAGTGGTACGCCTACCGGGTGCGCATCCGCGACACCGGCCCCGACGGCCGCCCGCGCGACCGCCGGGTGCGCCAGCTCTCCTCCGGCGAGACCCGCCTGGTGTCGTACGTGACGCTGTTCGCCGCCAGCGCCGCCTTCTACGACGCGCTGGAGACCGACATCGACGGGCCGCTGCGCATGGTGCTGCTGGACGACGCGTTCGAGCGGCTGGACGACCCCACGATCGCGCGGCTGCTGGAGCTGCTGGTGACCTGGACATGGACTGGGCGATCACCTGGCCGTCGGGCTACGGCGTCTCCCCGAGGATCGACCGGATGCACATCTCCGACATCCTCAAGCGCAAGGGCGCCTGGGGCGTGGCCTGCGCCCGCACCACCTGGAACGGCACCGGCTTCGAGACGGCCGCGGCGTGAACGGCGCTCCTGGCCGCCTTCGGCCGGGGACCGACCGCGGCCGGGCCGGTGTGCGGAGAGGATGCGGTTCCGGGACGCATGGCGCGCACCGCGCTGGGTAGGGCGCAGTTCGCGGGTTATTCCCCGCATCGGCTGTCGCGAGGGCAACACCGGCCCGGCGACGCCGCTGCTGATAGCTTCTTTACCAAGCGATCACTTCGCGAATCCAACGCAAGAACGTGTCAGAGGAAGGTGCGTAGATGTCCGCGCCCTATTCGCTCCCCGAGCTGCCCTACGACTACAGCGCGCTTGAGCCGTGGATCTCCGGTCAGATCATGGAGCTGCACCACGACAAGCACCACGCGACTTACGTGAAGGGCGCCAACGACGCGCTGGAGAAGATGGCCGAGGCTCGCGAGAAGGAGAGCCTGGGCACCATCAACCTGCTCGAGAAGAACCTCGCGTTCAACCTGGCCGGCCACGTCAACCACACCGTCTTCTGGCCGAACCTCTCGCCCGACGGCGGCGACAAGCCCGAGGGCGAGCTCGGCGCGGCGGTCGACGACGCCTTCGGCTCCTTCGACGCCTTCCGCGCCCACTTCAGCGCGGTCGCCACGGGCGTCCAGGGCTCCGGCTGGGCGATCCTGGCCTGGGACATCCTCGGCCAGCGGCTGATCATCGAGCAGCTCTACGACCACCAGGGCAACCTGGCCGCCGGCTCCTACCCGCTGCTGATGCTCGACATGTGGGAGCACGCCTTCTACCTGCAGTACAAGAACGTCAAGGCCGACTACGTCAAGGCGTTCTGGAACGTCGTCAACTGGGCCGACGTGCAGCGCCGCTTCGACGACGCCCGCAAGGTCGCCCTCGGCTAGAGCCGTTGCCTTAGCGGGACACGACCCCGCACATCCTGCTGAGGGGCGGCGCCCAACAGGACGCCGCCCCTCAGCACGTCCGGGCCGCGGATCCGAGCACGCCAACGGCGAGGCCCTACAGGTCCCATTCCTCCCGCAGCGCCTGGAGCAGCTCCTCCTGCCGCCCCTCCAGCACGTCAGGCGTCCACTCACCGTGGTTGAGCACCTGGCTGGTGAGCGCAAAGGTGACGATCCCCTTTTTCCCGATGAAGTATTTCGCCTTCTTCTGGCCGAAGTCGTAGTTCTGCGCTTCGGAGTTCTTCCTCCGATTGAGGAGTACCAGGTTGGCGAGCGCGTGGGTCCATCGCATCCGCTCTTCCTCGTCGAAGGAGGCGAGCCATATCGAGTCCGGCTTCGGGTTCTGCGGCAGCACGTGCTCGACCGTGACGACCGAGTGATCGTAGACGACCCCCGACGCGTCGGCGAGGACCTCGTCCAGGCGGAGCAGGACGTACTTGCGCACCTTGGTGGACAGGTAGAGATCACCGTCGAGCGCCCGCACCGTGTCCCGCTTCTCCACGTCGCTCAGCTCGAAGTGGCGTGCGTCGAGTCCTTTACCGGCTGCGAGTTCGCGCAGGAGATCCGCGTAGCGCTGGGCGCGCGTCGAGGCGTAGGCACGCCGGATGAGCATGCTGGCGGCCAGGCGCTCCAGGGATCGGAAGAACGCGTCGAGCCAGTGCGGGTCGTCCCCGTGGTTGCGCACCGCCCACAGCGCAGGTGGGCGCCAGTCGCTGTTGTCGAGTTGCGCAAGGCGCTTGAACCAGGCGTTGACCTTCTCCGCGCCGGCCGAGGCGGTGTAACTCTGATCCCGGACCTGGATGTAGGCGTCGGTGTAGGGAAGGAGAACGTCGTCGACGAACTCCGCGGCCTTGCGTGGTAGGTACTTGTCAAGCACCTGCCTGGGAAACTCCTTGAGCAGCTCGACCTTGGCGCGTTCCCCGGAGAAGATCATCCGCAGATGTAGGAAGATGTCGGCGAAGTCGTCGCGTCCGAGCGCCTCCTCGGCGTTCTCCCATTTGTCCGCGTAGACGTCCGAAATCTCCGGGGCAAGGTCGCCGATGATCTTCGACTTGAAGATGTCGGCCGCGGAGAGGTTGAGCCCTCGATCGTTCATGACGCTGAAGATCCGATGGGCACTGTTCAGATCCGGGGTGCTGACGACGACAAGGTAGGTGCGGGCGCCGAGCATGCTGACCAGAGCAAGGCGCCGTTCCTCGCTCCAGTCCTTCAGGACCGAGTGGAGAGCGTCGGCATTGGCATGAATCGCCTGCTGGGCCTCGGTCTTCAGGGCGTCGGGTTTGAGATCGAGGAGGCCCTGGATGGAACCGGTGATCTGGACGTGGGTTTCGAAGAACTCCGCGTCGCGGGGGCGCAGCTTCAGCCGCGGCTTGGGGGCGAGCCGAAGGATCTTGTTACCCGACTCGGCGATCATTCCTTCGAGGTTGCCGCGCAGCTCGGCATCGTCCGTCAGGTCTCGAAGCACCGCCAGCAGGATGGTCAGCGTGGTCAGCCGCTGCTGCCCGTCGATGACCTCGGCATTGGAGGACTGCTTGTTCTTCACCAGCACCACCGAGCCGAGGAAATACGGCTCGTCGCTGTCGCGGTCCAGTGCCTCGATCAGGTCGTCGCGCAGTTGGGCGGCCTGCTCGACCTCCCAGGCGTAGGGGCGCTGGTAGTCGGGGATCTGGAAGTCGTAGTCGCTGCAGAACAGCTTGTGCAACGGGACTTCGTGGGCTTCGAGCTGTTGCATGACGCCATCGTCTCGGAGTCAAAGGACAGTTCACATGGATTCATGCATATCGACCCTTACTGGCCATGGCGAGGCGCACTTCCCAGCCGCCGTCCACCTGACGGAGGACCGGACACACCTCCGCGTATCCGGGGCGTCCGGCTTCGCGCCAGGATTCGGTCCAGCCCAGCAGGGTGTCCAGAGCACCCCGATCACCGGTGTGGACGACGTCCGCTCCGGTGCCGCGGTCGAGCAGTGCCGCACCATCGCCGCTGGTGCAACCGAGGCGCCAGCCCGCACTTCCCGTCCCCACGATGCTGAGCTCTTCAGGCCGGACGGCGTACAGGTAGGCGGTGAAGTCCTGAACGCTCTCGTCCTCAGTGAGCAGCCGCTGAGAGCGGACGCTCATCAGGGTCCTCAGCAACCGCTCCGCCGCCTGCCGGTCCTCGGCCGCCCACGGAGCGGCGATCCACCACGGAGCGCCATCGGCGTCATGGGCGAGGGCGTCGACGCCGCGCGGGGGCACCAGCCACTGTGTCAGCACCTCGCCGTGCATCTCCACGTACCCGCCGGGAAACAGCGAGTCCGCGGCGATCCGGCCGTCGGCGGCAACGTGCGCCACGACGACGGCGTTCGTCTTCACCAGTGGGGTGACCTGGACCGGAGTGATGAGGAGCGCCCCTGGCGCGGCCTGGTCCACCCATGCCTGCGGGATGAGGTCGGGGGTGGCCCAGGCGACGATCCGGTCGAATGGGCCGTGGTCCGGTGCGCCCTCGCGCCCATCGGCGGTGCGCACCTCGATACCGCCTCGGCCGCGCCGGCGGTGCAGCTCGCGTGCCCGGTCGGCGAGGTCTGGCACGACGTCCACGGACACCACGGCCCCGCCGTCACCGACGAGCTCGGCGAGGAGCGCCCCGGAGAAGCCCGACCCCGTACCGATCTCCAGTACGCGCGTTCCCGGCCGGACATCGAGTCGGTCCAGCGTCGAGGCGATGAGCCAGGCGACCGTCGTCTGCGTGACGAGACGCCCGTCGGGGTGCAGCGTGTAGTAGTCCTCATCGACGCTGTCGAGAGCGTCCTGAACGCGCGGGCTGAATTGCACGGCGGCCTTTCCGGGGTCGGGTCTCATGTGCGGAGCAGGAGCAGGTATGGGCGGTCCGGAGAGGCCGTCTCCCCCACGGGGCGGCCGCCTGCCTCGACCCAGGCGTGTGCGGCGTAGGGCATGAGACGGGCGCCGATGCACCAGTCGAGGGATCGACGGAGCAGGAGCGCCGTGAGCACCGCGGCGAGGGAGTTCTCCAGGCAGGCGGCCCGGCCCGGAAACCAGCGCGCAGCGGCGCGGCCGGCCGCCACGGCGGCCGCCGCCTCGTCCATGGTGGCTGACTTCGGAGTGTGGCGCTTGAGTTTTCCGACGATCACCACGCTGTGCTTGATGGGCAGCCGCAGGAGCAGGACCGCGGACGTGAATCCGAGGAGGCCGGCCAGGCGTTCCCGATGGCGCAGGCGGTAGGCAGAGGGCGGAGGAAGCGCCATGTGCGTGCTCATGTCCGATCTCCGGCGTCGGTGAGGAGTCCGTGGCCGCGCAGGGTCTCCACCAGGCGGCGGACATCGGCGAACAGCCGTTCTTCACTGACGTTGAAACTTGGAGCGAGTCCGGCGGCGATCGCGGCCGGCTCGGTGCCCTCGGCAAGCCCGGTCCAGATCGCGGCGGCGGTGGGGTTGAGTCCGAAGAATTTTCCGGTGGCGAGGTTGAGCAGCATCGCCCCTTCGTCGGTGACCACGAAGTGGGTGTCGGCGGCCGGGGTGCCCGTCCTCATACTTATCCTTTCGCCGTGACGGTGACTGTGGCGGGTATCGGTGGGTCATCGAGGTTGCGCAGCCAGACTTCGGTGGCGAAGACCTCTTCCAGCCCGGCCATCGCCGCGTGCCCGCCGTCGACGGCGGTCTCCAGTTCGCGCAGTACGAGGTCGGGCCGGATGATGCCGAGGTCACCGAGGCGGGACTCGTGGAGGAGTGCTCGCAGGGCCGCCGCGTTGCGGCGCACTCCGTGGTACTCGCAGGCGGTGTAGTCGCCTTTCGTACGACGGTCGAACAGCTCGGCCGGAAGCAGCCCCTCCATGGCCGATGCCAGGAGCGGCTTCGCCCGGTCCACCGAGACCCGTTCGGCCGTGGGAAGCCGCATGCACGCGGCGATCACCTGGTGGTCGAAGAACGGTGCCGCCACCTGAACTCCGAGATCTTCGGCGATCT
This sequence is a window from Spinactinospora alkalitolerans. Protein-coding genes within it:
- a CDS encoding PqqD family protein, with amino-acid sequence MRTGTPAADTHFVVTDEGAMLLNLATGKFFGLNPTAAAIWTGLAEGTEPAAIAAGLAPSFNVSEERLFADVRRLVETLRGHGLLTDAGDRT
- a CDS encoding protein-L-isoaspartate O-methyltransferase family protein, translated to MQFSPRVQDALDSVDEDYYTLHPDGRLVTQTTVAWLIASTLDRLDVRPGTRVLEIGTGSGFSGALLAELVGDGGAVVSVDVVPDLADRARELHRRRGRGGIEVRTADGREGAPDHGPFDRIVAWATPDLIPQAWVDQAAPGALLITPVQVTPLVKTNAVVVAHVAADGRIAADSLFPGGYVEMHGEVLTQWLVPPRGVDALAHDADGAPWWIAAPWAAEDRQAAERLLRTLMSVRSQRLLTEDESVQDFTAYLYAVRPEELSIVGTGSAGWRLGCTSGDGAALLDRGTGADVVHTGDRGALDTLLGWTESWREAGRPGYAEVCPVLRQVDGGWEVRLAMASKGRYA
- a CDS encoding DUF262 domain-containing protein, which produces MQQLEAHEVPLHKLFCSDYDFQIPDYQRPYAWEVEQAAQLRDDLIEALDRDSDEPYFLGSVVLVKNKQSSNAEVIDGQQRLTTLTILLAVLRDLTDDAELRGNLEGMIAESGNKILRLAPKPRLKLRPRDAEFFETHVQITGSIQGLLDLKPDALKTEAQQAIHANADALHSVLKDWSEERRLALVSMLGARTYLVVVSTPDLNSAHRIFSVMNDRGLNLSAADIFKSKIIGDLAPEISDVYADKWENAEEALGRDDFADIFLHLRMIFSGERAKVELLKEFPRQVLDKYLPRKAAEFVDDVLLPYTDAYIQVRDQSYTASAGAEKVNAWFKRLAQLDNSDWRPPALWAVRNHGDDPHWLDAFFRSLERLAASMLIRRAYASTRAQRYADLLRELAAGKGLDARHFELSDVEKRDTVRALDGDLYLSTKVRKYVLLRLDEVLADASGVVYDHSVVTVEHVLPQNPKPDSIWLASFDEEERMRWTHALANLVLLNRRKNSEAQNYDFGQKKAKYFIGKKGIVTFALTSQVLNHGEWTPDVLEGRQEELLQALREEWDL
- a CDS encoding lasso peptide biosynthesis B2 protein, whose translation is MSTHMALPPPSAYRLRHRERLAGLLGFTSAVLLLRLPIKHSVVIVGKLKRHTPKSATMDEAAAAVAAGRAAARWFPGRAACLENSLAAVLTALLLRRSLDWCIGARLMPYAAHAWVEAGGRPVGETASPDRPYLLLLRT
- a CDS encoding superoxide dismutase — protein: MSAPYSLPELPYDYSALEPWISGQIMELHHDKHHATYVKGANDALEKMAEAREKESLGTINLLEKNLAFNLAGHVNHTVFWPNLSPDGGDKPEGELGAAVDDAFGSFDAFRAHFSAVATGVQGSGWAILAWDILGQRLIIEQLYDHQGNLAAGSYPLLMLDMWEHAFYLQYKNVKADYVKAFWNVVNWADVQRRFDDARKVALG